Proteins found in one Arachis stenosperma cultivar V10309 chromosome 8, arast.V10309.gnm1.PFL2, whole genome shotgun sequence genomic segment:
- the LOC130945286 gene encoding probable methyltransferase PMT10, translating into MKFLGTSWSIDIPKTSSFVKVTALALFSLALLILFTRYSTTYFFLPFSSDAAVSANASSSAVVVSSPSPPPPPNIILTPPSPSPIVETMGLLDEDGIMIDNFTVGDSSDLRLPEDFGNSSYLRGASEREHVGGGARARLSVESYKVCDQRMVNYVPCLDRTSTIAKMSSSEKGEKYERHCAAERKGLNCLVPMPKGYRRPILWPRSRDEVWFDNIPHMRLVEYKAGQNLISVKKDKFVFPSDGLQFIHGGLQIIHGADKYLDQISAMVPDIAFGYNTKVALDIGCGVVSFSAFLMQRNVTTLSIAIKDIHENQIQFALERGVPAMVAVFATHRMLFPTQAFDLIHCSRCKVNFTCDDGILLLEVDRLLRAGGYFIWAAQPIFKHEEILQEQWKEIEDLASSICWKLVKKEGYIAIWQKPMNNSCYHSRDNAVHPPLCESNDDPDDVWYVGLKACITQLPSNEYGANVSKWPARLHQPPDKLQSIKHDASLSRKELFHAESKYWNEIIDSYVRVFLWKEYNLRNVMDMRAGFGGFAAALHDLQIDCWVINVVPMNGFNTLPILYDRGLIGVMHDWCEPFDTYPQTYDLLHASGLFSIEKNRKKCNMSTIMLEMDRMLRPGGHVYIRDTIHVINELDEIATAMGWMNVQNDVGEGPNTSWRILRSEKHF; encoded by the exons ATGAAATTCTTGGGCACCTCATGGTCCATAGACATTCCCAAAACCTCTTCATTTGTTAAAGTCACGGCCCTTGCACTCTTCTCCCTCGCCCTCCTCATCCTCTTCACCCGTTACTCCACCACCTACTTTTTCCTCCCCTTCTCCTCCGATGCCGCTGTCTCCGCCAATGCCTCATCTTCTGCTGTCGTGGTTTCCTCTCCttctccaccaccaccaccgaACATCATCCTTACTCCTCCGTCGCCCTCCCCAATAGTGGAGACGATGGGTCTGCTGGACGAAGACGGCATAATGATAGACAATTTCACCGTCGGCGACTCTTCGGATTTGCGCTTGCCAGAGGATTTTGGGAACTCCAGCTATTTGCGAGGGGCGAGCGAACGTGAGCATGTTGGCGGCGGGGCCCGTGCAAGGTTGTCAGTGGAGAGCTACAAGGTGTGCGATCAGCGAATGGTGAATTATGTGCCGTGTTTGGACCGCACGAGTACTATTGCGAAGATGAGTTCGAGCGAGAAAGGGGAGAAGTACGAGCGGCACTGCGCGGCCGAAAGGAAGGGGTTGAATTGCTTGGTGCCTATGCCAAAAGGGTACCGAAGGCCCATCCTTTGGCCCAGGAGTAGAGATGAG GTTTGGTTTGATAATATACCCCATATGCGTCTTGTTGAATATAAAGCTGGCCAGAATTTGATATCAGTAAAGAAGGATAAATTTGTGTTTCCTAGCGATGGACTACAATTTATACATGGTGGATTACAAATTATACATGGTGCTGACAAATATCTGGATCAAATTTCAGCG ATGGTTCCTGATATTGCATTTGGTTACAACACTAAAGTTGCTTTAGACATTGGCTGTGGGGTGGTAAGTTTTAGTGCATTTTTGATGCAACGTAATGTGACCACTCTTTCAATAGCAATTAAAGATATTCATGAAAATCAGATTCAGTTTGCCCTAGAGCGCGGTGTGCCTGCCATGGTAGCAGTTTTTGCTACTCACCGCATGTTGTTCCCTACCCAGGCTTTTGACCTGATCCATTGTTCAAGATGTAAAGTGAACTTTACCTGTGATG ATGGAATTTTGCTTCTTGAGGTCGATAGGCTTCTAAGGGCAGGTGGCTACTTCATCTGGGCAGCACAACCTATTTTCAAACATGAAGAGATCCTTCAAGAACAATGGAAAG AAATTGAGGACCTGGCAAGTTCCATATGTTGGAAACTTGTAAAGAAGGAGGGATACATTGCTATATGGCAGAAACCTATGAACAATAGCTGCTACCATAGCCGTGACAATGCTGTTCATCCTCCTTTGTGTGAATCCAATGATGATCCAGATGATGTTTG GTATGTTGGTCTGAAGGCATGCATCACTCAGTTACCTAGTAATGAATACGGAGCAAATGTTTCTAAGTGGCCTGCAAGACTTCATCAACCACCAGACAAACTTCAAAGCATCAAACACGATGCGTCTTTATCCAGAAAAGAACTTTTTCATGCCGAATCAAAGTATTGGAATGAAATAATTGATAGTTATGTTCGTGTTTTTCTATGGAAGGAATACAATCTAAGAAATGTAATGGATATGAGAGCAGGATTTGGAGG GTTTGCTGCAGCATTGCATGATCTCCAGATTGACTGTTGGGTTATCAATGTTGTTCCTATGAACGGATTCAATACTTTGCCTATTTTATATGACCGTGGACTAATTGGAGTTATGCATGATTG GTGTGAGCCGTTTGATACATACCCACAAACATATGATTTGCTGCATGCATCGGGTCTCTTTTCTATTGAAAAGAACAG GAAAAAGTGTAATATGTCAACCATCATGCTAGAGATGGATCGGATGCTAAGACCAGGTGGGCATGTATATATACGTGACACAATACATGTTATTAATGAACTTGATGAAATTGCAACTGCCATGGGATGGATGAATGTGCAGAATGATGTAGGCGAAGGTCCTAATACAAGTTGGAGGATATTAAGGTCTGAGAAGCACTTTTGA
- the LOC130945287 gene encoding uncharacterized protein LOC130945287: MNANNTMQSDALIQGQCYVKNRFLTVLYDSGASHSFISLTVARELGLDFSELNFDLIIHTPASQNALTSLVCLQVPFTIRNRTFIHDLICLPLCGLEIILGLDWLSKYHVFLDFYERTAIIPSDSLDIKPFLSHTLYLNSVSVTLDGSDCEGYVLLAASSNDSEPSLEQIRVVKEFPNVFPGDIPEFPSQ, from the coding sequence ATGAATGCTAATAATACTATGCAATCAGACGCCCTGATCCAAGGTCAGTGTTATGTCAAGAATCGATTTCTAACTGTACTGTATGATTCGGGTGCATCGCATTCCTTTATCTCTTTAACTGTTGCTCGTGAGTTGGGATTAGATTTCTCTGAGTTGAACTTTGATCTAATTATCCATACACCTGCATCCCAAAATGCTTTGACTAGTTTAGTGTGCCTACAAGTACCATTCACTATTAGGAATAGGACTTTTATACATGATCTAATTTGTTTGCCTCTATGtggtttagaaattattttaggattagattGGTTATCTAAGTATCATGTTTTCCTTGATTTCTATGAGAGAACTGCTATTATTCCATCTGATAGTTTAGATATTAAACCATTTCTGTCTCATACTTTATATCTGAATTCCGTAAGTGTTACCTTAGACGGGAGTGATTGTGAGGGATACGTTCTGTTAGCGGCTAGCTCGAATGACAGTGAACCCAGTTTAGAACAAATCCGAGTGGTAAAGGAATTTCCTAATGTTTTCCCGGGCGACATACCTGAGTTTCCTTCTCAGTGA